The sequence ATGGGGAGGAAGAAAGTGTATGGGATGACTCTTATGCTCATGGTCATATGTTCGGTTGCCTCGGGTCTTTCTTTTAGCCATGATGCTAAGGCTGTCATCTCGACCCTTTGCTTCTTTCGTTTCTGGCTCGGGTTTGGTATTGGTGGTGACTATCCACTCTCTGCCACCATCATGTCTGAATATGCTAACAAGAAGACTCGTGGCGCCTTCATTGCTGCAGTTTTTGCGATGCAAGGTTTTGGAATTTTGGCTGGTGGCATATTTGCTATAATTATATCATCTGCATTTAAGGCCAGGTTTGATGCTCCATCTTACGAGGTTGATGCGGTTGCCTCAACTGTCCCCCAAGCTGACTACATTTGGCGTATAATTGTAATGGCTGGAGCTCTTCCCGCTGCACTTACCTACTACTGGAGGATGAAGATGCCTGAAACTGCCCGTTACACTGCGCTTGTCGCCAAGAATGCAAAACAGGCTGCGACTGATATGTCAAGAGTTCTCCAGGTGGATCTTGAAGCGGAAGAGCAGAAGGTCGAGCAACTGACCGAGGACAAGTCCAATCAATTTGGTCTGTTCACAAAAAAGTTCCTTCATCGCCATGGACTCCACTTGCTTGGAACAACAACCACATGGTTCTTGCTTGACATTGCATTCTACAGCCAAAATCTTTTCCAAAAGGATATATTTAGCGCGATCGGATGGATTCCCAAAGCACAGACCATGAATGCCATCGACGAGGTTTATAGAATTGCGAGGGCGCAAACACTAATCGCTCTATGCAGTACTGTCCCAGGCTACTGGTTCACAGTGGCTTTCATCGACAGAATGGGAAGGTTTGCAATCCAATTGATGGGTTTCTTCTTCATGACAGTGTTCATGTTTGCGCTGGCCATTCCTTACAACCACTGGACCCACAAGGACAACCGAATTGGATTCGTGGTTATGTACTCATTGACCTTCTTCTTTGCAAACTTTGGACCTAATGCCACCACATTTGTTGTACCAGCCGAGATTTTCCCTGCAAGGTTAAGGTCCACTTGCCACGGTATATCAGCAGCTTCTGGGAAGCTCGGAGCAATTGTGGGTGCATTCGGGTTCTTATATTTGTCTCAGAACAAGGACAAGGCCAAGGCCGATGCAGGGTACCCTGCAGGTATTGGTGTGAAGAAT is a genomic window of Populus alba chromosome 5, ASM523922v2, whole genome shotgun sequence containing:
- the LOC118062182 gene encoding inorganic phosphate transporter 1-4 → MAKELQVLNALDVAKTQWYHFTAIIIAGMGFFTDAYDLFCISLVTKLLGRIYYHVDGAAKPGSLPPNVAAAVNGVAFCGTLSGQLFFGWLGDKMGRKKVYGMTLMLMVICSVASGLSFSHDAKAVISTLCFFRFWLGFGIGGDYPLSATIMSEYANKKTRGAFIAAVFAMQGFGILAGGIFAIIISSAFKARFDAPSYEVDAVASTVPQADYIWRIIVMAGALPAALTYYWRMKMPETARYTALVAKNAKQAATDMSRVLQVDLEAEEQKVEQLTEDKSNQFGLFTKKFLHRHGLHLLGTTTTWFLLDIAFYSQNLFQKDIFSAIGWIPKAQTMNAIDEVYRIARAQTLIALCSTVPGYWFTVAFIDRMGRFAIQLMGFFFMTVFMFALAIPYNHWTHKDNRIGFVVMYSLTFFFANFGPNATTFVVPAEIFPARLRSTCHGISAASGKLGAIVGAFGFLYLSQNKDKAKADAGYPAGIGVKNSLLVLGVVNFFGILFTFLVPESNGKSLEEMSGENETDEVSVPNVEQSSYNRTVPLV